A single window of Sporosarcina sp. Marseille-Q4943 DNA harbors:
- a CDS encoding sigma-70 family RNA polymerase sigma factor, translated as MNKEQLLEEIMDHYTDLLFRIAYYYTKDIQVSEDIVQDTFVKFYHSSHYEEQGNIKAYLTKMTINRCKDYLRSWSYRKIIVKKKLTQKHYSHKDLLIQSDETDLLDEAILSLPIKKREAIIYYYLENMSIKEIASLLSVSENTVKSRLRSGKESLRSSLEHIEWEVLLHD; from the coding sequence GTGAATAAAGAACAATTGTTAGAAGAAATAATGGACCATTACACAGATCTATTATTTCGAATTGCTTATTACTATACGAAAGATATACAAGTATCTGAAGACATCGTACAAGATACATTCGTGAAATTTTACCATTCATCTCATTATGAAGAACAAGGAAACATAAAAGCTTACTTAACAAAAATGACAATTAATCGTTGTAAAGATTATTTAAGAAGTTGGTCTTATCGTAAAATAATCGTCAAAAAGAAGTTAACACAAAAACACTACTCTCATAAAGATCTCCTAATTCAGTCTGATGAAACAGATTTGCTTGATGAAGCAATCCTATCACTGCCTATCAAAAAACGGGAGGCGATTATTTATTATTATCTTGAAAATATGTCGATTAAAGAAATCGCTTCACTTTTATCTGTTTCTGAAAATACCGTGAAGTCAAGGTTGAGGAGCGGTAAAGAGTCATTGAGATCGAGTTTAGAACATATCGAGTGGGAGGTGTTATTACATGACTAA
- a CDS encoding sigma-70 family RNA polymerase sigma factor → MDSYSIEQTKLLSYEKIIDELMTDYGQDILQLVMQYVHNLSVAEDLTQEIFVKCYKALPTFHFNSSMKTWLWRIAINHSKDYLRSWYARNVNATDEELFTRVKSGDCVEQKVIQRQQYDELARAVFSLPVKYREVIYLCYYEEQSMKETADVLQLNESTVKTRLRKAKQLLKKRLERE, encoded by the coding sequence ATGGATAGCTATTCAATTGAACAAACGAAACTACTTTCCTATGAAAAAATCATAGATGAACTAATGACCGATTACGGCCAAGATATATTGCAACTTGTTATGCAGTACGTACATAACCTTTCTGTTGCGGAGGATTTAACACAAGAAATATTTGTAAAGTGCTATAAGGCATTGCCAACCTTCCATTTTAATTCCTCAATGAAAACTTGGCTATGGCGCATTGCGATTAATCATTCAAAGGATTATTTACGAAGCTGGTACGCAAGAAATGTGAACGCGACTGATGAAGAACTATTCACACGAGTGAAAAGTGGAGATTGTGTCGAGCAGAAGGTTATTCAGCGGCAACAATATGATGAACTAGCACGAGCTGTATTCTCTTTACCGGTAAAGTACCGCGAAGTTATCTATTTATGTTATTACGAGGAGCAATCGATGAAGGAAACGGCAGACGTCTTGCAGCTAAATGAAAGTACCGTGAAGACGAGGTTGCGGAAAGCAAAACAACTATTAAAGAAACGATTGGAGCGTGAATAA
- a CDS encoding helix-turn-helix transcriptional regulator, with translation MKNLKKALDQTAFNKVEFSANHQQQIHKQLQVLPLKQTMLSMLTEVKSGVELTQMLHVRGFEQIVDNEGLIYSILHEAEQQGWLTARWENGVKYYQLTLLGKKQLQEGGAHVKLSIKEQIFGVRMHVE, from the coding sequence TTGAAAAACTTAAAAAAAGCTCTCGATCAAACCGCCTTTAACAAAGTCGAATTTTCGGCTAATCATCAACAACAAATACACAAACAACTACAGGTATTGCCCTTAAAACAAACAATGTTATCTATGCTCACGGAAGTAAAATCAGGCGTTGAGTTAACGCAAATGCTACATGTACGCGGGTTTGAGCAAATTGTTGATAATGAAGGGCTTATCTACTCGATTTTACATGAAGCTGAACAGCAGGGTTGGCTTACTGCAAGGTGGGAAAATGGCGTGAAGTACTATCAATTAACGCTGCTTGGTAAAAAGCAATTACAGGAAGGTGGCGCGCATGTAAAGCTATCAATCAAGGAGCAAATTTTTGGGGTGCGCATGCATGTCGAATAA